The sequence GCAGGAAAGGGTCGGGTCAGAAAGGAAAGCATCTGTCCCGAGAAGAAGTAGGAGACGAGGGTGAGGACCAGGACGGCCGCAATGCACTTGATCAGCCGCCACCGGAGCTCCTCCAGATGATCGAGGAAAGGCATCCTCTTCTCGTCGTTTCGTTCTTGTCGCTTGCGTCCGGACATGTATCGCCCGCCGTCCCATCGAGGCTATGCCTGCCCATGCTTAGCGCCGCCAGGCCCGGACATGCTCGTGCGACCCTTAGCTAACGGATCCGAAGCCCCGAAAACCCCAGGAAGGCAATCGCCATGAGGCCGGCCATCACAAAGGCAATGGGGATCCCACGCATCGAGCGCGGGATGTCCGCAAGCTCCAGGCGCTCCCGGATGCTGGCCATCAGCACCAGAGCCAGGGTAAAGCCGAGCCCCGAAGTGAACCCTTGGACCACGCTCCCGATGAAGTTCAACCCCATGTCCAGGTTGAGGAGCGTCACGCCCAAGATGGCGCAGTTCGTGGTGATCAAGGGCAGGTAAATGCCTAAGGCCCGGTATAGCGCCGGACTGGTCTTCTGGATCACCATCTCGACGAATTGGACCAGGGAGGCGATCACCAGAATAAAGGCAATGGTCTTGAGGAACACCAGATCCGGTGGGCTCTGGAGACCGAGGAGGCGATAGAAGAGATTGGCCGGGGTCGGCTCCAAAAGGTAGTGATCCACGACCCAGGCCACAGAAGAAGCCAGGGTCATCACGAAAATCACCGCCGTCCCCATCCCGATCGCCGAGTCCAGCGCTTTGGATACCCCAAGGTACGGGCACAGTCCGAGGAACCGGCTGAAGATGAAATTGTTGATGAAGATCGCCCCGACCGAGATAATCAGCAGTGTCTTGAGCTCCATTGCCTTTCCCTCTTCGCGTAGCTGCGCTGCACCCCTTTGCCTACGAGCAGCGCCTTCGGTCAAGCCAATTCATCAGCCCCATGAGCAAGCCGATCGTGAGGAAGGCCCCCGGCGGCAGAATCATGATCAGCATCGGCTGAAAGCCGGGGCCCAGAACGGGGAAGCCGTACAGGCGTCCGTCACCCAGCAGCTCGCGAATGAGGCTCAGAGTGAGGAGCGCGAGGCTGAACCCGAAGCCCATGCCCAGTCCGTCCAGCAGCGAGCGGAACACCGTGTTGCGGCCCGCGAAGGCCTCGGCGCGCCCCAGAATAATGCAGTTCACGACGATGAGGGGCACAAAGATGCCAAGCGCCTTGTGCAGATCCGGAGCAAATCCGGCCATCACCAGATCCACAATGGTGACGAAGGTGGCGATGACCACAATGTAGATGGGGATCCGGATCTTGCGGGGTACAAAGCGCCGAATGAGGGAGATGATGATGTTCGACATCACCAGGACAAAGGTCATGGCCAGGCCCATGCCCACCGCGTTGCGCACGGAATTGGACACGGCGAGCGTTGGGCACAACCCCAGCGCCTGCTTGAAAACCGGGTTCTCCGCGTAGAGTCCTTTGGTCAGCTCCTTGCCCACACTCATGATCCGCTTACCTCAGCTTGCCCGTTCGAGTCTCCCGCCCTCTGCTCGACCTCAATTTGCGGCCGGAGCCTGAGGCTGCCGAAAGCCACCGAGCCGCTTTTCCAGCTCCTCCAGCCCCTTGCGAATGGAGTTGGTCACCGCCCGGGAGCTGATCGTCGCGCCGGTCACGCTCACGATCTCGCCGCCGTCCTTGTCCACGGCGAGCTGACGCGCGCCCTTACCCACAAACTGCCGCTGGAACCAGGGGTCCGATTCGCCGTAGCGGATCTCCTCGATCTTGGTGCCAAGACCAGGGGTCTCGAGCTCCCGTAGGATCTTGAGCCCGATGATCCGTCCGGTGGAGTCCACACCCACTAAGGTCTCGATCTCGCTGGAGTACCCCGTCCCCCGCGCCACAAAGGCGTAGCCCACCAAATCGGTGGTGTCGGGGTTCGCGTAGCCAATGTAGTAAACGATTTCCTCCCCTTGCCGTACCGGGACAATGGCCCGGGGATGGGCTTTCGGCAGGGCGGTCAGGAGAGCTTGCTCGAGAGCCAAACGCCGCTGCTCCTCAATGCGCGGTTTGGTGACGTGGTTCACTGCCCCGAGGACCCCCGCAGCGAGCACCGTCACCAACCCCAGAATCCAGGCCATCCGCAGCACGTCCTTCATCGCTTCCTCGCTCCAAAGATCGCCGGTTTGGTGTACCGATCCAGGAGGGGCACGGTCAGGTTCATCAGAAGAATCGAGTACGAAACCCCCTCCGGGTATCCGCCGATCAGGCGGATGATCACCGTGATCACCCCGCAGCCGATGCCGAAAATCCACTTCCCGCGCGGCGTCACCGGTGAGGTGACCATGTCCGTAGCCATGAAGAAAGCACCCAGAATCAGGCCTCCGGCCAGCACGTGGAAGAGCGGGTTGCCGGTAAAGAGGCCTTCGCTGCCGCCAAACATCCAGGTCAGGACCGCCACGGTGCCGATGTAGCCTACGGGGATCCGCAGGTCGATGTAGCGCTTGTAGAAGAGGAAAGCTGCTCCCAGGAGCAGCAAGAAAACCGAGGTCTCGCCGAGGCAACCGCCTACCCGCCCCCAGAAGAGATTGCCGTAGCTCTCGTAGAGCTTGCCGATGTGCGTCATCGCGTCGGCAATCTTCTGCGCCGGCACCTCCCCCGGCGCCACTTTAGCCTGATGGAGCACGTCGTGGGCCTGCTTCAGGAGATTGAGGGGCGTTGCCCCTGTCTCCACGTCGATCCCTGAGATGGTCCCGCCCCGCGGCGGAGTCCGGAAGATCGTCATGTGCGTGGGCCACGACGCCAGGAGAAAGGCGCGTCCCAGAAGCGCCGGGTTCATCGGGTTGTACCCCAGCCCGCCAAACACCTGCTTGCCAAGGCCGATCGCGAAGGCCGACCCGATGATCGGCAACCAGAAGGGAGCCTCCGCCGGCAGGTTGTAGGCCAGCAATAACCCCGTGACAAAAGCGCTTCCGTCGTAGACCGTCACCGGCTTACGCATCAGCTTCTGGATAGCCGCCTCGGTGCCCACGGCCGCAGCCACCGCCCAGAAGATCACCCACGCGGCGTGGGCCCCGAAGAAATAAACCGCCCCGATGCCCGCCGGCGCCAGGGAAAGCGCCACCAACCACATGATCTTCGGTATCGACTCCCTATCGGCCAGATGCGGAGAGGTGGAAACCTTCCAGACCTTCTCGTCCATTCTCTGCCCTCAAGAGTTGACCGCCTTCAGACCCTGAGGAAGAGTCCATGTGCCGTTCCCGTCTCCCCTCAGACGCCGCCGGACCGGTTAGCCAGCTGCCCGCAGCTTCCTGCTCACTTCCATCTTTCCCCACTTCATTGCGTGGACCAGGGGCAATCCAGCGGGGCAGACGTAGGCACACGACCCGCACTCGATACAGTCGAGTACCCCGTAGTCCTGGGCTCCCTCAAACCGCTTCGCCTTGACCAGATGGTACAGGGTCGTGGGCATGAGTCCCATGGGACAGGCGTCAATGCAGCGAGCGCAACGGATGCACACGGCCATTTGGCGCCGGTCCACCTCCTCCTGGTTCAGGACGACGATGCCAGAGGTGCCCTTGACCACGGGCACGTCCAGGGTGAACTGGGCAATGCCCATCATCGGCCCACCCATGAGGACGCGCGCGGCTCCATCCCGAATGCCTCCGCAGTGCTCGAGAACAAAGCTGAACGGAGTGCCAATGCGAACCAGGAGGTTCTTCGGCTCTACTACGCCCCTCCCGGTGACGGTGACCACGCGGTCGATGACCGGTCTCCGTTTGGCTACGGCCTGGTAGATGGCCCGGGCCGTCCCGACATTGTGCACCAGGCAGCCCACATCCATCGGGAGGCCGCCCCGGGGTACCTCCCTCCCGGTAAGGGCTTTGATCAGCTGCTTCTCCGCCCCCTGGGGATACTTGACCGGGAGGGCCACCACCTCACAGGACAGCCCTTCCCGCTGGACTGCCTGCCGCATCGCCCGCACGGCGTCCATTTTGTTGTCCTCGATGGCGATAAAGGCCTTCGCCGGCCGCAGCACCCGGAGGATGATCTTCATTCCCCGGACGATCTCCTCGGGGTACTCCAGCATCAGGCGGTGATCCGCCGTGAGGTAAGGCTCGCACTCTGCCCCATTGAGGATGAACGTATCGATGGGCTTGTTTGGCGGAGGCGAAAGCTTGACGTGCGTCGGAAAGGCCGCACCGCCCATTCCGGCCAGCCCGGCCATCCGGATCCGCTCCCGAATCTCCTCGGCCGGCAGCTGATCCCAGGCTTCGTCGTCCACCACCGTGTCCGACCACTCATCCTGGCCGTCCCCCTCGATCACGATGGATAGAGCCGTCGTCCCCAGGGGGTGGGGTCTGGGCTCGATGGCCTTCACGATGCCCGAAATGGAGGCGTGTACGGGGACCGAAACGTAGCCGCCCGGTTCGGTGAGCCGATCGCCCACCCGCACGCGATCCCCCGCCTGGACGATAGGCTGCCCTGGTGCGCCGATGTGCTGTTGCACGGGGATCACGACAACCGGGGGTGGAGGCAGGATCTCGATCGGCTTTTCCGCCGTCAGCTCCTTGTTTTCCGGAGGATGGACGCCTCCCCGAAAGCCTCTCCGCGTCAGTATCCGCAGGGCCATCCTATCTTTTCCTCCCGTTCAGTATAGGTGTTGCCCGTCGCATCCGGTGCTTGAGCGTGGAACACGAAAAAAGCAGGCGACCGACGCTCTCACGTCGCCACCTGCCACAGAGTTTGTGCCCGTTGCCGCGCCTGGTCTCGAAGGGAATTAACTCCGCACGTTCTCCCCGGCCGCTGGCGCCATTTCCGCTCGCGAAACGCGTCCCAGCTCCTCCAGCTCGCGCAGGAACTCGTCCTTGGTCTGGAACTTCCGGTAGACCGAGGCGAAGCGGACGTACGCCACCTCGTCCAGCTCTTTGAGGTGCGCCATGACCATCTCCCCGATGTCGCGGGACGGAACCTCGCGTTCTCCCCTTTCCCTCAGGGCCGCCTCGACGCGGGACACGATGCTCTCGATGTCCTCGATGGAGACGGGTCGCTTCGTGCAGGCCAGCTGGATGCCGCGCATCAGCTTTTCGCGGCTGAAGAGCTCCCTTCGGCCGTCCGCCTTCACCACGTAGAGACGCAGGACCTCCATCGTCTCCAGAGTGGTGAAGCGCTTCGCGCAGGACTTGCATTCTCGGCGCCGGCGGATGATGTAGCCGTCTTCGCGGGGCCTGCTGTCCAGC is a genomic window of candidate division KSB1 bacterium containing:
- the nrdR gene encoding transcriptional regulator NrdR, producing MRCPFCGSEDTKVLDSRPREDGYIIRRRRECKSCAKRFTTLETMEVLRLYVVKADGRRELFSREKLMRGIQLACTKRPVSIEDIESIVSRVEAALRERGEREVPSRDIGEMVMAHLKELDEVAYVRFASVYRKFQTKDEFLRELEELGRVSRAEMAPAAGENVRS
- a CDS encoding RnfABCDGE type electron transport complex subunit G, giving the protein MKDVLRMAWILGLVTVLAAGVLGAVNHVTKPRIEEQRRLALEQALLTALPKAHPRAIVPVRQGEEIVYYIGYANPDTTDLVGYAFVARGTGYSSEIETLVGVDSTGRIIGLKILRELETPGLGTKIEEIRYGESDPWFQRQFVGKGARQLAVDKDGGEIVSVTGATISSRAVTNSIRKGLEELEKRLGGFRQPQAPAAN
- a CDS encoding electron transport complex subunit E encodes the protein MSVGKELTKGLYAENPVFKQALGLCPTLAVSNSVRNAVGMGLAMTFVLVMSNIIISLIRRFVPRKIRIPIYIVVIATFVTIVDLVMAGFAPDLHKALGIFVPLIVVNCIILGRAEAFAGRNTVFRSLLDGLGMGFGFSLALLTLSLIRELLGDGRLYGFPVLGPGFQPMLIMILPPGAFLTIGLLMGLMNWLDRRRCS
- a CDS encoding RnfABCDGE type electron transport complex subunit D, with protein sequence MDEKVWKVSTSPHLADRESIPKIMWLVALSLAPAGIGAVYFFGAHAAWVIFWAVAAAVGTEAAIQKLMRKPVTVYDGSAFVTGLLLAYNLPAEAPFWLPIIGSAFAIGLGKQVFGGLGYNPMNPALLGRAFLLASWPTHMTIFRTPPRGGTISGIDVETGATPLNLLKQAHDVLHQAKVAPGEVPAQKIADAMTHIGKLYESYGNLFWGRVGGCLGETSVFLLLLGAAFLFYKRYIDLRIPVGYIGTVAVLTWMFGGSEGLFTGNPLFHVLAGGLILGAFFMATDMVTSPVTPRGKWIFGIGCGVITVIIRLIGGYPEGVSYSILLMNLTVPLLDRYTKPAIFGARKR
- the rsxA gene encoding electron transport complex subunit RsxA, which produces MELKTLLIISVGAIFINNFIFSRFLGLCPYLGVSKALDSAIGMGTAVIFVMTLASSVAWVVDHYLLEPTPANLFYRLLGLQSPPDLVFLKTIAFILVIASLVQFVEMVIQKTSPALYRALGIYLPLITTNCAILGVTLLNLDMGLNFIGSVVQGFTSGLGFTLALVLMASIRERLELADIPRSMRGIPIAFVMAGLMAIAFLGFSGLRIR
- the rsxC gene encoding electron transport complex subunit RsxC; protein product: MALRILTRRGFRGGVHPPENKELTAEKPIEILPPPPVVVIPVQQHIGAPGQPIVQAGDRVRVGDRLTEPGGYVSVPVHASISGIVKAIEPRPHPLGTTALSIVIEGDGQDEWSDTVVDDEAWDQLPAEEIRERIRMAGLAGMGGAAFPTHVKLSPPPNKPIDTFILNGAECEPYLTADHRLMLEYPEEIVRGMKIILRVLRPAKAFIAIEDNKMDAVRAMRQAVQREGLSCEVVALPVKYPQGAEKQLIKALTGREVPRGGLPMDVGCLVHNVGTARAIYQAVAKRRPVIDRVVTVTGRGVVEPKNLLVRIGTPFSFVLEHCGGIRDGAARVLMGGPMMGIAQFTLDVPVVKGTSGIVVLNQEEVDRRQMAVCIRCARCIDACPMGLMPTTLYHLVKAKRFEGAQDYGVLDCIECGSCAYVCPAGLPLVHAMKWGKMEVSRKLRAAG